The Brachyspira aalborgi genome has a segment encoding these proteins:
- a CDS encoding ABC transporter ATP-binding protein — protein MISVKNLTKYYGDFQALKGISFEIKSGEIVGILGPNGAGKSTTLRILTCYFNPTSGDAIIDGKSILDEENNVKKIIGYLPESAPLYNDMCVFDYLVYMADIQELERSKLNERLHYVVNVCGLKEVISKPIGELSKGYKQRVGLAGAIIHDPKILILDEPTNGLDPNQIVEIRELIKELGKEKTVLVSTHILSEVEATCSRAIIINKGNIIADDTPENLSLNFGNNNKSSTIKISIKTNDNIESVKEKLLSVSDIYKVEIEDNFNNIKELTIYSNSEEPRDEIYRFIKSTDWIIYEMTRVKENLETVFHTLTKGDE, from the coding sequence ATGATTTCTGTTAAAAATTTGACTAAATATTACGGCGATTTTCAAGCCTTAAAAGGAATAAGTTTTGAAATAAAATCGGGAGAAATTGTCGGAATACTCGGACCAAACGGAGCGGGAAAATCCACGACTTTAAGAATATTAACTTGTTATTTTAATCCTACTAGCGGAGATGCTATTATAGACGGAAAAAGCATATTAGACGAAGAAAATAATGTAAAAAAAATAATCGGTTATCTTCCCGAATCCGCCCCGCTTTATAACGATATGTGCGTTTTTGATTATTTAGTTTATATGGCTGATATACAAGAATTAGAAAGAAGCAAATTAAACGAAAGACTTCATTATGTAGTTAATGTTTGCGGATTAAAAGAAGTAATTTCAAAACCAATAGGAGAATTGTCTAAAGGTTATAAACAGAGGGTAGGGCTTGCAGGAGCTATTATTCATGACCCTAAAATTCTTATTTTAGACGAACCTACAAACGGACTTGACCCAAATCAAATAGTTGAAATTAGAGAATTGATAAAAGAATTAGGAAAAGAAAAAACCGTTTTGGTTTCCACTCATATATTAAGCGAAGTTGAAGCCACTTGCTCAAGAGCGATTATAATAAATAAAGGAAATATTATAGCGGACGATACGCCTGAAAATTTAAGTTTAAATTTTGGAAATAACAATAAATCTTCAACTATAAAAATATCTATTAAAACAAACGACAATATAGAAAGCGTTAAAGAAAAATTATTAAGCGTTAGCGATATTTATAAAGTTGAAATTGAAGATAATTTTAATAATATAAAAGAATTAACTATATATTCAAATTCTGAAGAGCCAAGAGATGAAATATATAGATTTATAAAAAGCACGGATTGGATAATTTACGAAATGACGAGAGTCAAAGAGAATTTGGAAACCGTATTCCATACATTAACTAAAGGAGACGAATAA
- a CDS encoding ABC transporter permease subunit, translating to MENIFSFNKSLIILKKELKHIFLSPIAYIFSAIFLVVSGIYFFSRFFIISQNDMRDYFLLLPVILSLIVPPITMGLFSSEFSSGSYELIITQSVSTLEIIIGKFLSAVIFMLFALLPTLLYPITLLFLGRLDLGPVICGYIGSVFLISALCSIGIFASSITKNQIIALMVGLAITVFFNIFLKLLALLFPSLSNVMEFISGDYHFNSISRGVLDLRDIIYFLSITTIFLYLSNIVLQNRK from the coding sequence ATGGAAAATATTTTTTCTTTTAATAAATCATTAATAATATTAAAAAAGGAACTTAAGCATATTTTTCTTTCGCCGATAGCTTATATTTTTTCGGCTATATTTTTAGTAGTTTCGGGAATATATTTTTTCTCAAGATTTTTTATTATATCTCAAAACGATATGCGAGATTATTTTTTGCTTTTACCTGTAATATTATCTCTTATAGTTCCGCCAATAACTATGGGATTATTTTCAAGCGAATTTTCAAGTGGTTCTTACGAGCTTATAATTACTCAATCGGTTTCGACTCTTGAAATTATAATTGGAAAATTTTTATCTGCGGTTATATTTATGCTTTTTGCTCTTTTGCCGACTTTATTATATCCGATAACTTTATTATTTTTAGGAAGATTGGATTTAGGACCTGTAATTTGCGGATATATTGGAAGCGTATTTTTAATATCGGCTTTATGTTCGATTGGAATATTTGCTTCTTCGATAACTAAAAACCAAATAATAGCTTTAATGGTTGGGCTTGCTATAACCGTATTTTTTAATATATTCTTAAAATTATTAGCTTTATTGTTTCCTTCGCTTTCAAATGTTATGGAGTTTATAAGCGGAGATTATCATTTTAATAGCATTTCGCGAGGAGTTTTGGATTTAAGAGATATTATTTATTTCTTATCGATAACGACTATATTTTTATATTTATCTAATATAGTTCTTCAAAATAGAAAATAG
- a CDS encoding DUF4340 domain-containing protein has translation MKNKNIIKLLILVIILLIISFTAFYITKKRSAEIASNKPRTQIFELNETNANKYELIFESEPTIVEKINNVWKIISPLNASDYKVDQLEAFANVKNFNTLNIDMIITNLSEVKSFGLENPSSEFTIWEGNKKYKIFVGDKTADEERYYVKYNDEYFSVESIYIDALKKTVDMLRDKEIFNNPISLDSVKTVVISAVNHTNIIKKINRTNWVVETIENKTDLQKAYNDFSTLSLIKASGFVYNVSPRIERLFRTPDAIVILYFEDNTKIIYQLVYDIDNKVYVKPESGIIYEVDYSVYDASMRGIEYYIKSEEDLDTEEI, from the coding sequence ATGAAGAATAAAAATATTATTAAATTATTGATTTTAGTTATAATACTTTTAATTATAAGTTTTACGGCTTTTTATATAACAAAAAAAAGAAGCGCCGAAATCGCGTCTAATAAACCAAGAACTCAAATATTTGAGCTTAATGAAACTAACGCCAATAAATACGAATTGATATTTGAAAGCGAGCCTACAATAGTTGAAAAAATAAATAATGTTTGGAAAATAATCTCTCCGTTAAATGCGAGCGATTATAAAGTTGACCAACTTGAAGCGTTTGCAAATGTTAAAAATTTTAATACTTTAAATATCGATATGATAATTACTAATTTATCCGAAGTTAAATCTTTCGGTTTAGAAAATCCTTCAAGCGAATTTACAATTTGGGAAGGAAATAAAAAATATAAAATATTTGTCGGAGATAAAACGGCTGATGAAGAGAGATATTATGTAAAATATAATGACGAATACTTTAGCGTTGAATCAATTTATATTGACGCTTTGAAAAAAACTGTCGATATGTTGCGAGATAAAGAAATATTTAATAATCCAATATCATTAGATTCCGTTAAAACAGTTGTAATTTCTGCAGTGAATCATACGAATATTATAAAAAAAATAAATAGAACTAATTGGGTTGTTGAAACTATAGAAAATAAAACCGATCTGCAAAAAGCTTATAATGATTTTTCAACTTTATCTTTAATAAAGGCTTCGGGTTTCGTTTATAATGTTTCGCCGCGAATTGAGAGACTTTTTAGAACTCCAGACGCGATTGTTATTTTATATTTTGAAGATAATACAAAAATTATTTATCAATTAGTTTACGATATTGACAATAAAGTATATGTTAAACCAGAAAGCGGAATTATTTACGAGGTTGATTATTCCGTGTATGACGCTTCTATGAGAGGAATTGAATATTATATAAAAAGCGAAGAAGATTTAGATACTGAAGAAATTTAA
- a CDS encoding substrate-binding domain-containing protein, whose amino-acid sequence MKKIIISLLVINSFLFISCGGNSSASKKNVLVSGSSSVTPLMFKLAEKFEEANTNYSVTVETSDSTIGVQDTISGKNDIGMASRNLKENESPELDSYLLCQDGIVIIANNDSSIKQISEEELYNLYIKNTAIGSISKAISREDGSGTRSAFTDLTLIGKKEPLPNTVEILDSTGKVKTAVNSDSSKLGYISLGSIDDTIKPLSYKAKSQNQYVEPSVDNIKSDNYKLYRPFYIFTKKGKEMSEGTKAFLDFIDSDVGKQVINESGYVAN is encoded by the coding sequence ATGAAAAAAATAATAATTTCATTGCTTGTTATAAACAGTTTTTTGTTTATAAGTTGCGGAGGTAATTCAAGCGCCTCTAAAAAAAATGTGTTAGTTTCGGGTTCTTCTTCAGTGACGCCTTTAATGTTTAAGTTGGCTGAAAAATTTGAAGAAGCGAATACTAACTATAGCGTAACGGTTGAGACTTCGGATTCTACTATCGGAGTTCAAGATACCATAAGCGGAAAAAACGATATAGGAATGGCTTCAAGAAACTTAAAAGAAAATGAGTCGCCAGAATTAGATTCTTATCTTTTATGTCAGGACGGAATAGTGATTATAGCGAATAACGATTCTTCAATAAAACAAATAAGCGAAGAAGAATTATATAATCTATATATTAAAAACACGGCTATCGGTTCTATTTCAAAAGCCATATCGAGAGAGGACGGTTCGGGAACGAGAAGCGCATTTACCGATTTAACTTTAATAGGCAAAAAAGAGCCTCTTCCTAATACGGTTGAGATATTAGACAGCACGGGAAAAGTTAAAACTGCAGTTAATAGCGACTCTTCAAAATTAGGCTATATCTCTTTAGGTTCTATAGACGATACGATTAAACCGCTTTCTTATAAAGCGAAATCTCAAAATCAATATGTAGAGCCTTCGGTTGATAATATAAAGAGCGACAATTATAAACTCTATCGTCCGTTTTATATTTTCACTAAAAAGGGAAAAGAAATGAGCGAAGGGACAAAGGCTTTTTTAGATTTCATTGACAGCGATGTCGGAAAACAGGTTATCAATGAAAGCGGGTATGTGGCAAATTAG
- the pstC gene encoding phosphate ABC transporter permease subunit PstC translates to MKENSNKHLFNAIVDNVMKYIFFICSIFAVIVVFSICIFIFIYSIPLFKEAGFFKFIFGTDWQPSFNKFGIFPMIVGSLYVTILSTLIGGGFGLFTAIYISMFCPKKLKIVLSQIIDLLAGIPSIVYGFFGMIVLVPFLKNISPNGVGEGVLASSIILGIMILPTITSISRYNLEAVYKYYYDGAVALGSTHSQAIFGVIVKAAKSGIFSAMVLGMGRAIGETMAVMMIAGNAPFIPKDLFSYFRTMTINIALEMGYATGIHRSSLIATAFVLLLFILLLNIILYLIKGNHINFDFIASIKDLFFIKNIKKNINEFSFKNIKMKNVSIKSDILKYISIFATIISTLFLLFIVLFILIRGVPYINFNLLFGESNNSQMTLFPAIVSTAMMLFMSLIIAVPIGVFSAIYLTEYSKANGKLIYAIRIFTDSLSGIPSIVFGLFGMLIFLDLFGLGRSVLAGSLTLVLIILPSIIRQTEETLISIPASLREGSLALGASKVRTIFKIVLPCGFSGIITAIILSIGRIVGESAALIYTSGAVRYMPAGYLNAGSSFAVMMWMFSSEGLYINQTFATASILLTIVIFLNALLFVLNNKLKKDY, encoded by the coding sequence ATGAAAGAAAATTCTAATAAACATTTATTTAACGCTATAGTCGACAATGTTATGAAATATATATTTTTTATATGTTCTATATTTGCGGTTATTGTCGTATTTTCAATTTGTATATTTATTTTTATTTATAGCATTCCGTTATTTAAAGAAGCGGGATTTTTCAAATTTATATTTGGAACGGATTGGCAGCCTTCGTTTAATAAATTCGGAATTTTTCCAATGATTGTAGGTTCGCTTTATGTCACGATTCTTTCGACTTTAATTGGCGGAGGTTTTGGACTATTTACGGCAATTTATATTTCAATGTTTTGTCCTAAAAAATTAAAAATAGTTTTATCTCAAATAATAGATTTGCTTGCGGGAATTCCGTCAATAGTTTACGGATTTTTTGGAATGATAGTTTTAGTTCCTTTCTTAAAAAATATCTCTCCAAACGGAGTAGGCGAGGGCGTTTTGGCAAGTTCTATTATTTTAGGAATAATGATACTTCCCACTATAACATCTATAAGCAGATATAATTTGGAAGCGGTTTATAAATATTATTATGACGGAGCGGTTGCGCTTGGAAGCACTCATTCGCAGGCAATTTTTGGCGTTATAGTTAAAGCGGCAAAGTCGGGAATATTTTCCGCTATGGTTTTAGGAATGGGTAGAGCTATAGGAGAGACAATGGCGGTTATGATGATTGCTGGAAACGCGCCTTTTATTCCGAAAGATTTATTTTCTTATTTCAGAACTATGACTATAAATATAGCTTTGGAGATGGGATACGCTACGGGAATTCATAGAAGTTCTTTAATCGCTACGGCATTTGTTTTGCTTTTATTTATTTTATTACTCAATATAATTTTGTATTTAATAAAAGGAAATCATATTAATTTTGATTTTATAGCTTCTATTAAAGATTTATTTTTTATAAAAAACATAAAGAAAAATATAAACGAATTCTCTTTTAAAAACATAAAAATGAAAAATGTTTCGATAAAATCGGACATATTAAAATATATTTCAATTTTCGCTACGATTATATCGACTTTATTTCTATTATTTATAGTTTTATTTATCTTAATAAGAGGAGTTCCTTATATTAATTTTAATCTGCTTTTTGGAGAGAGCAATAATTCTCAAATGACATTATTTCCCGCAATAGTTTCAACGGCAATGATGCTTTTTATGTCGCTTATAATAGCCGTTCCTATAGGAGTTTTTTCTGCGATATATTTAACAGAATATTCTAAAGCTAATGGAAAATTAATTTATGCAATAAGAATATTTACGGATAGTTTGTCGGGAATTCCTTCTATAGTTTTTGGGCTTTTTGGTATGCTAATATTTTTAGATTTATTCGGTTTAGGAAGAAGCGTTTTGGCTGGTTCTTTAACTTTGGTTTTAATAATTCTTCCTTCGATAATAAGGCAAACGGAAGAGACTTTAATATCTATACCTGCAAGTTTAAGAGAGGGAAGTTTGGCATTGGGCGCTTCTAAAGTTAGGACGATATTTAAAATAGTTTTACCATGCGGTTTTTCTGGAATAATCACGGCAATTATTTTGAGTATCGGAAGAATAGTCGGAGAGAGCGCCGCTTTAATTTATACTTCTGGAGCGGTTAGATATATGCCCGCTGGTTATCTTAATGCGGGAAGTTCTTTTGCGGTTATGATGTGGATGTTTTCAAGCGAAGGACTTTATATAAATCAGACATTTGCAACGGCAAGCATTTTATTAACGATTGTAATATTTCTTAACGCTTTGCTGTTTGTTTTAAATAATAAATTAAAAAAGGATTATTAA
- the pstB gene encoding phosphate ABC transporter ATP-binding protein PstB → MTKELTNKKLIFNFNLDIAIKTKNLNLYYESFQALKNINIDINKNSVTAFIGPSGCGKSTLLKTFNRMNDLIPNCKIEGNIEIGGCNIYDNNINVSYLRKNVGMVFQKSNLFAMSVYDNIAYGPRTFGIKKKSELNDIVEYSLIKSALWDEIKDRLNKNALGLSGGQQQRLCIARALSVNPKILLMDEPTSALDPISTGKIEELINELKNDYTIVIVTHNMQQAMRVSDKTAFFLFGEIVEYEDTEEIFYKPKDARTERYITGRFG, encoded by the coding sequence ATGACTAAAGAATTAACTAATAAAAAATTAATTTTCAATTTTAATCTTGATATAGCTATTAAGACGAAAAATTTAAATTTATATTACGAAAGTTTTCAGGCTTTAAAAAATATAAATATAGATATAAATAAAAATAGCGTGACGGCTTTTATAGGACCTTCGGGCTGCGGAAAATCGACATTACTCAAAACTTTCAATAGAATGAACGATTTAATTCCAAATTGCAAAATAGAAGGCAATATAGAAATTGGCGGATGCAATATATACGACAATAATATTAATGTTTCGTATTTAAGAAAAAATGTAGGGATGGTTTTTCAAAAATCAAATTTGTTTGCAATGAGCGTTTACGATAATATTGCATACGGACCTAGAACTTTTGGAATAAAAAAGAAATCCGAGCTTAACGATATTGTAGAATATAGTTTGATTAAATCGGCTTTATGGGACGAGATAAAAGATAGATTAAATAAAAACGCTTTAGGTTTGTCGGGCGGACAACAACAGAGATTATGCATTGCAAGAGCTTTATCGGTTAATCCGAAAATACTTCTTATGGATGAGCCTACAAGCGCTCTTGACCCGATAAGCACGGGAAAAATAGAAGAGCTTATAAACGAACTTAAAAACGATTATACGATTGTCATAGTCACTCATAATATGCAACAGGCAATGAGAGTTTCGGATAAAACTGCATTTTTCTTATTTGGAGAAATTGTGGAATACGAAGATACTGAAGAGATATTTTATAAACCTAAAGATGCAAGAACCGAAAGATATATTACGGGAAGATTTGGTTAA
- the phoU gene encoding phosphate signaling complex protein PhoU gives MIKFDKELNNLREYVIEAGDMILEALRNARVSLINGDMEIANQVIDNDRNINRISYKIESACLKILLLEHPVATDLRIVSATLKIATDLERIGDQAKDICDLLKFLLEGNIYKDKMDTIIEMSNIIEEMVEDSLSAFGKKDFELSKKVIEADDKVDKLFYKVRDSMVDLIKSGAEDSDQAIYLMMIAKYFEKMGDHAENIAKWVYYYSTGDRYQ, from the coding sequence ATGATAAAATTTGATAAAGAATTAAATAATTTAAGAGAATATGTTATCGAAGCGGGAGATATGATTTTGGAAGCTTTGCGAAATGCGAGAGTCTCTTTAATAAACGGCGATATGGAGATTGCAAATCAAGTTATAGATAACGATAGAAATATAAATAGAATTTCTTATAAAATAGAAAGCGCTTGTTTGAAAATTCTTTTGCTCGAGCATCCTGTAGCCACAGATTTAAGAATAGTTTCCGCGACTTTGAAAATAGCGACAGATTTGGAGAGAATAGGCGACCAAGCAAAAGATATTTGCGATTTATTAAAATTTTTGCTTGAAGGAAATATTTATAAAGACAAAATGGATACAATAATCGAAATGTCAAATATAATAGAAGAAATGGTTGAAGATTCTTTATCCGCTTTCGGTAAAAAAGATTTTGAATTATCGAAAAAAGTTATAGAAGCTGACGATAAAGTCGACAAATTATTTTATAAAGTTAGAGATTCTATGGTTGATTTGATAAAGAGCGGCGCTGAAGATTCCGACCAAGCTATATATTTAATGATGATAGCGAAATATTTTGAAAAGATGGGCGACCATGCGGAAAATATAGCTAAGTGGGTTTATTATTACAGCACGGGCGATAGGTATCAATAA
- the murD gene encoding UDP-N-acetylmuramoyl-L-alanine--D-glutamate ligase, with protein sequence MQMLNKDYINFLKKQNILILGATPRSGISIANVIYDINKSENININYALSDSKEKEKLNLKDLKDKNAKLFLGNQNSSIINDITLIITSPGIPQSISLIKEAKKRKIKIIGEIEFAYNLLPQRNYIAITGTDGKTTTVNLIYNIISSYKKARLLGNVGNTFSKEIENIEEGEDIILELSSFQLETIENFHPHISAILNIAEDHLDRYKDIEDYFNAKKNIYKNQNCKDFLILNYDNIFTNRLFNELKKNKEEKFNILTFSTKNKNATIYYNNEEIFYKNKKLFSIKKRKLFGMHNVENILASILICLKNNIPIEYIENAINNFNGIEHRLELVDTINNVMYINDSKATSMNSVMSALKSFDKNIILIMGGRNKNIDFSPLNDIIKERVKKLILIGEASEILNDMINFENKIIIKDFTDAFNYASSFAISGDIVLLSPGCASFDAFENYEERGKYFKSLVYKLKNNI encoded by the coding sequence ATGCAAATGTTAAATAAAGATTATATAAACTTTCTTAAAAAACAAAATATATTAATACTCGGAGCGACTCCAAGAAGCGGAATAAGTATCGCCAATGTTATTTACGACATTAATAAATCGGAAAATATAAATATTAATTACGCTTTAAGCGACAGCAAAGAAAAAGAAAAACTTAATTTAAAAGATTTGAAAGATAAAAATGCAAAATTATTTTTAGGAAATCAAAATTCTTCTATTATAAACGATATAACTTTAATAATAACATCGCCAGGAATTCCTCAAAGCATTTCGTTAATTAAAGAAGCAAAAAAAAGAAAAATAAAAATAATAGGGGAGATTGAGTTTGCTTATAATCTACTTCCTCAAAGAAATTATATAGCGATAACGGGAACGGACGGAAAAACTACGACAGTTAATTTAATTTATAATATTATAAGTTCTTATAAAAAGGCTAGACTTTTGGGAAATGTCGGAAATACATTTTCTAAAGAAATTGAAAATATTGAAGAAGGCGAAGATATAATTTTAGAGCTTTCGAGTTTTCAGCTTGAAACTATTGAAAATTTTCATCCGCATATAAGCGCGATATTGAATATTGCAGAAGACCATTTAGACAGATATAAAGATATTGAAGATTATTTTAACGCTAAAAAAAATATTTATAAAAATCAAAATTGCAAAGATTTTTTAATTCTTAATTACGATAATATTTTTACAAATAGACTTTTTAACGAATTGAAAAAAAATAAAGAAGAAAAATTTAATATTTTAACTTTTTCTACTAAAAATAAAAATGCGACAATTTATTATAATAACGAAGAAATATTTTATAAAAATAAAAAATTGTTTTCAATAAAAAAAAGAAAATTATTCGGAATGCATAATGTTGAAAATATTTTAGCTTCAATTTTAATATGTTTGAAAAATAATATTCCAATAGAATATATTGAAAATGCAATAAATAATTTTAACGGAATCGAACATAGATTAGAATTAGTCGATACTATAAATAATGTTATGTATATTAACGATTCAAAAGCCACTTCTATGAACTCTGTAATGAGCGCTTTAAAATCTTTTGATAAAAATATAATTCTTATAATGGGCGGAAGAAATAAAAATATAGATTTTAGCCCTTTAAATGATATTATTAAAGAAAGAGTAAAAAAACTTATTCTAATCGGCGAGGCTTCTGAAATTCTTAACGATATGATTAATTTTGAAAATAAAATAATTATAAAAGATTTTACGGACGCTTTTAATTATGCTTCTTCTTTTGCAATTAGCGGAGATATAGTTTTGCTTTCGCCAGGCTGCGCAAGTTTTGACGCTTTTGAAAATTACGAAGAGAGAGGAAAATATTTTAAAAGTTTGGTTTATAAATTGAAAAATAATATTTAA
- a CDS encoding ABC-F family ATP-binding cassette domain-containing protein, whose product MAKSVINIVNISKSFVNKILLDKANLLIEEKSKIGMIGRNGAGKTTLIKILMGEEEADDGEIIFSDDIKIGYLSQGANFDEKEKVIDYLIKSTNKKSWECYKIASRFGIDHIKINYNIGDLSSGYRMRIKLSEMMLQEPNFLLLDEPSNFLDLNTLIDLENFLLDYKGGFLIVSHDREFLKTTCEKTIEIDKGKIIYFPSGIEDYFEYKEEKEASIKKYNKNIEERKAHLERFIERFRYKATKAKAVQSRIKQMEKLKTIEISHPSKSVRIKLPAVEEKKGFAIISDNLNIGYDKKIVAKSKRIEIFRGCKVAVLGQNGEGKTTFLRTISGIIKPLSGNYNYAQGIKTAYFGEDTYKNITANDTVLSFLKKHAKQGLLHQELLTLLGSFLFSGDDINKDIKVLSGGEMARLSLLSAITQCADVLILDEPTNHLDFETVEALANSLKDYKGTIFFTSHDRTFTSLLADTIIEIKDKKISLYSGNYEAYVYKAKLEALKEEEEEIKFQNNNKNIISENKNSYEDRKKIRNRLSKCENLLKEYEKQINDYKNEEKEILKFFELSTNYDEEKSKRLLEIKKLIEKTENDWLIINEEIDDIKKLL is encoded by the coding sequence ATGGCAAAAAGCGTTATAAATATAGTTAATATATCAAAAAGTTTTGTTAATAAAATTTTGCTTGATAAAGCGAATCTTCTTATAGAAGAAAAATCAAAAATCGGAATGATTGGAAGAAACGGAGCGGGAAAAACAACTTTAATAAAAATACTTATGGGCGAAGAGGAAGCGGATGATGGCGAGATAATTTTTTCTGACGATATAAAAATCGGTTATTTATCGCAAGGAGCAAATTTTGACGAAAAAGAAAAAGTTATTGATTATCTTATAAAATCGACTAATAAAAAATCTTGGGAATGTTATAAAATAGCGAGTAGATTTGGAATTGACCATATAAAAATAAATTATAATATTGGCGATTTGTCGAGCGGTTATAGAATGCGAATTAAACTTTCCGAAATGATGCTTCAAGAACCAAATTTTTTACTGCTTGACGAACCTTCAAATTTTTTGGATTTAAATACTTTAATTGATTTAGAAAATTTTTTACTTGATTATAAAGGCGGATTTTTAATCGTTTCGCATGATAGAGAATTTTTAAAAACTACTTGCGAAAAAACCATAGAAATTGATAAAGGCAAAATAATTTATTTTCCGTCAGGCATCGAAGATTATTTTGAATATAAAGAAGAAAAAGAAGCGTCAATAAAAAAATATAATAAAAATATCGAAGAGAGAAAAGCGCATTTGGAGAGATTTATTGAGAGATTTAGATATAAAGCGACTAAAGCGAAAGCCGTTCAATCTCGCATAAAGCAAATGGAAAAATTAAAAACTATAGAAATATCTCATCCTTCAAAAAGCGTTAGAATAAAACTTCCCGCAGTCGAAGAAAAAAAAGGTTTCGCTATAATTTCTGATAATTTAAATATAGGATACGATAAAAAAATCGTGGCAAAAAGTAAAAGAATTGAAATTTTTAGAGGATGTAAAGTCGCAGTTTTAGGACAAAACGGAGAAGGCAAAACCACTTTTTTAAGAACGATATCGGGAATAATAAAACCGCTCTCTGGAAATTATAATTATGCGCAAGGAATAAAAACTGCATATTTCGGAGAAGACACTTATAAAAATATAACGGCTAACGACACCGTTTTATCTTTTTTGAAAAAGCATGCAAAACAAGGTTTACTGCATCAGGAACTTTTAACTTTGCTTGGAAGTTTTTTATTTTCTGGAGACGATATTAATAAAGACATTAAAGTTTTAAGCGGAGGAGAGATGGCAAGATTATCTCTTTTGTCTGCAATCACTCAATGCGCCGATGTTTTAATTTTGGACGAACCTACTAATCATTTAGATTTTGAAACCGTTGAAGCTTTAGCTAATTCATTGAAAGATTATAAAGGAACTATATTTTTTACTTCGCATGACAGAACTTTTACAAGTTTGCTTGCCGATACGATTATTGAAATTAAAGATAAAAAAATCTCTCTCTATTCGGGAAATTACGAGGCTTATGTTTATAAGGCAAAACTTGAAGCGTTAAAAGAAGAGGAGGAGGAAATTAAATTTCAAAATAATAATAAAAATATAATAAGCGAAAATAAAAATAGTTATGAAGATAGAAAGAAAATAAGAAATAGACTTTCAAAATGCGAAAATCTATTAAAAGAATACGAAAAGCAGATTAACGATTATAAAAACGAAGAAAAAGAAATATTAAAATTTTTTGAACTTTCTACAAATTATGACGAAGAGAAAAGCAAACGATTATTAGAAATAAAAAAACTTATAGAAAAAACGGAAAACGATTGGCTTATAATTAACGAAGAGATTGACGATATAAAAAAGTTATTATAG
- a CDS encoding segregation and condensation protein A: MENKIENTEKTNFEEFKVSLSSIDYEGPLSILFDMLKRSEKNIYEVSILEIIDQFIEYLKRQAALNLNYTGDFLLVASEFHLYKSKMLLPHDMDEDKFTDRLKFEIVEQMLEFQRYKIVSEELDKLQEISDSIFERKDTERVNFFQNNNSDDNEIAWKDIKLYDLVYSFAKIQFVPETDLAVLSGMSNFHIDNAIDMIRIKLSENKIFPFIMLFKDGVTKRELVTFFLAILEMVKEKEILLKQETKFKEIYVFKREENSIITEDNKNE, from the coding sequence ATGGAAAATAAAATAGAAAATACCGAAAAGACTAATTTTGAAGAATTTAAAGTTTCTTTATCGAGCATAGATTACGAGGGACCTTTGTCGATTTTATTCGATATGCTTAAAAGAAGCGAAAAAAATATATACGAAGTTTCGATTTTGGAGATTATAGACCAATTTATAGAATATTTGAAAAGGCAAGCTGCTTTAAATCTAAATTATACGGGAGATTTCTTGCTTGTCGCTTCGGAGTTTCATTTGTATAAATCTAAAATGCTTCTTCCTCATGATATGGACGAAGATAAATTTACCGACAGATTAAAATTTGAAATTGTAGAACAAATGCTTGAATTTCAAAGATATAAAATTGTTTCAGAAGAGCTTGATAAATTGCAAGAAATTTCCGATTCTATTTTTGAAAGAAAAGATACGGAGAGAGTTAATTTTTTTCAAAATAATAATTCTGACGATAATGAAATCGCTTGGAAAGATATTAAACTTTACGATTTGGTTTATTCTTTTGCAAAAATTCAATTTGTTCCCGAAACCGATTTGGCTGTTCTTTCGGGAATGTCGAATTTCCATATTGATAACGCTATAGATATGATAAGAATAAAATTGTCTGAAAATAAAATATTTCCTTTCATTATGCTTTTTAAGGACGGAGTGACAAAAAGAGAATTGGTGACTTTCTTTTTGGCTATTTTGGAAATGGTTAAAGAAAAAGAAATTCTACTGAAGCAGGAAACTAAATTTAAAGAAATTTATGTTTTTAAAAGAGAAGAAAATTCTATAATTACAGAAGATAATAAAAATGAATAA